A region from the Malus domestica chromosome 07, GDT2T_hap1 genome encodes:
- the LOC139197664 gene encoding very-long-chain aldehyde decarbonylase CER1-like: MATTPGILTDWPWTPLGSFKHVVVAPWIIHGAYSYFVNDEKDKDLSYFLIFPFMLWRFLHNQLWISLSRYRTAKGNGRIVDKGLEFEQVDRERNWDDQILFNGILFYLGSRHLPGATNLPFWRTDGVILTILLHAGPVEFLYYWLHRALHHHFLYSRYHSHHHSSIVTEPITSVIHPFAEHISYFVLFAIPMLTTICTGTSSIVSFAGYVTYIDFMNNMGHCNFELIPKWLFTIFPPLKYLLYTPSYHSLHHTQFRTNYCLFMPIYDYVYGTMDKSSDSLYETSLKREEESPDVLHLTHLTTPESIYHLPLGFAALASRPHTRTWYLWLMWPVTLWSMMITWIHGRTIYTKVYQILRHYFFVKGTFTKKKFTGEELNRYGGLYVQRHPHLNIKVVDGSSLAVAVILNSIPKGTTQVVLRGKLTKVAYAIAYALSQKGVQIATLYQAEYLKLTKSLDTESNLVVAKSYAQKIWLVGDGLTEKEQLSAPKGTLFVPFSQFPPKKLRKDCFYHYTPAMKTPTSLENVHACENWLPRRVMSAWRVAGIMHALEGWKEHDCGYTMSNIDKVWQASLVHGFQPLTINTIHTKNQ, encoded by the exons atGGCTACTACTCCCGGAATTCTCACCGACTGGCCATGGACTCCTCTTGGAAGCTTTAAG CATGTGGTCGTGGCTCCTTGGATCATTCATGGTGCATACTCGTATTTCGTTAACGATGAGAAAGATAAAGATCTATCTTATTTCCTCATATTTCCATTTATGCTGTGGAGGTTTCTCCACAACCAGTTATGGATCTCTCTTTCTCGATATCGGACGGCCAAGGGCAATGGCCGGATTGTTGACAAGGGTCTTGAATTCGAGCAAGTCGACAGAGAAAGAAACTG GGATGATCAAATATTGTTCAATGGAATTCTATTCTATCTGGGGAGCAGACACTTACCTGGGGCTACGAACCTGCCATTTTGGAGGACAGATGGAGTTATTCTAACGATTCTACTTCATGCCGGTCCAGTGGAGTTTCTCTACTACTGGCTCCACAGAGCACTTCACCACCATTTCCTATACTCTCGCTACCACTCACATCACCATTCCTCCATTGTCACTGAGCCAATCACTT CTGTGATTCACCCATTTGCGGAGCACATCTCATACTTCGTACTCTTTGCTATACCAATGTTGACAACTATATGCACCGGGACATCTTCTATCGTAAGCTTTGCTGGTTATGTAACTTATATCGACTTTATGAACAACATGGGACATTGCAATTTTGAGCTCATTCCAAAGTGGCTCTTCACCATTTTCCCTCCTCTCAAGTATCTCCTTTACACCCCATC GTACCATTCTTTGCACCACACGCAATTCAGGACCAATTACTGTCTCTTCATGCCAATCTACGACTACGTATATGGCACCATGGACAAATCAAGCGATTCACTCTATGAAACTTCACTCAAGAGGGAGGAGGAATCGCCAGATGTCCTCCATCTAACCCATCTAACCACGCCCGAGTCCATATATCATCTACCGCTAGGATTTGCTGCCTTAGCATCTAGGCCCCACACAAGGACGTGGTACTTGTGGCTGATGTGGCCTGTGACATTGTGGTCTATGATGATAACTTGGATCCACGGCCGTACAATTTAtacaaaagtttaccaaatactccgacattatttttttgttaaaggaacttttacaaaaaaaaagtttacg GGTGAGGAGTTGAATAGATATGGCGGTCTCTACGTTCAAAGGCATCCACATCTCAACATCAAGGTGGTGGATGGAAGTAGCTTGGCTGTGGCAGTAATCCTAAACAGCATTCCAAAAGGGACAACGCAAGTTGTTCTTAGAGGCAAactcacaaaggttgcttatgcCATTGCCTATGCTTTGAGCCAGAAGGGTGTCCAG ATAGCTACATTATACCAGGCTGAGTACTTGAAGCTTACCAAATCACTAGATACTGAAAGTAATTTGGTTGTTGCAAAAAGCTATGCCCAAAAG atatggTTGGTGGGTGATGGACTGACCGAGAAAGAACAGCTGAGCGCACCGAAAGGAACATTATTTGTTCCCTTCTCACAATTCCCACCCAAAAAATTGCGCAAGGACTGCTTCTATCACTACACTCCAGCAATGAAGACTCCCACATCTCTTGAGAATGTTCACGCTTGCGAG AACTGGTTGCCAAGAAGGGTGATGAGTGCATGGCGAGTAGCAGGAATAATGCATGCCTTGGAAGGTTGGAAGGAGCATGACTGTGGTTACACCATGTCCAACATCGACAAAGTTTGGCAAGCAAGTCTTGTGCATGGGTTTCAGCCTCTAACAATCAATACCATTCACACCAAAAATCAGTGA